A genomic window from Silene latifolia isolate original U9 population chromosome 11, ASM4854445v1, whole genome shotgun sequence includes:
- the LOC141612888 gene encoding putative F-box/FBD/LRR-repeat protein At5g25850, protein MSSEADKQHHRRSSLPEDDSMLSEAVTAVNSSLLKDDPLLNVPAINRYHHRWISLPDDIFLEIIARVGLPREVVITVSTTNFSIEQTHAPTYDLNKFWTALDNLFTVLVPPITDTFCLDLNIAHYSEHRCWPIIDAWARQLRACNIQHFTATKFSRNISDEHVYPLSIFRMHSLVSLDLNMCHRIASSTSYSIILPNLKKLQLSWINYECLRRLLSCCPSLEDLSVSIYESKTHSVSLTSKKLKRLCMRLEGVSIVDVIIDAPILDKLNYSTMSTLSMQMLDSVSNIIKSLELEVYNIGVSRGSKKRIIFPNLTYIQLSCSWHLVIDTISMVHFPKLEVIVLRLNRGGTRN, encoded by the coding sequence ATGTCTAGCGAAGCCGATAAACAACACCATAGACGGAGCTCACTTCCTGAAGACGATTCAATGTTGAGTGAAGCTGTTACGGCCGTTAATAGCTCGCTCCTTAAAGATGATCCATTATTGAACGTTCCGGCCATTAATAGATACCACCATAGATGGATCTCGCTTCCCGACGACATATTCCTCGAAATTATCGCCCGCGTTGGCCTTCCTCGTGAGGTGGTCATTACTGTTTCCACTACTAATTTCAGCATCGAACAAACACACGCACCTACCTACGATCTTAACAAGTTTTGGACCGCCCTAGATAACCTCTTCACCGTATTAGTCCCGCCCATTACCGACACATTTTGTCTCGATCTTAACATTGCTCACTATAGCGAACATCGTTGCTGGCCAATCATCGACGCATGGGCTCGTCAATTACGTGCTTGTAACATCCAACACTTCACGGCTACTAAGTTTTCTCGCAATATTTCTGATGAACACGTGTACCCACTTAGCATTTTTCGAATGCATTCGTTGGTGTCGCTTGATTTGAACATGTGTCATCGGATTGCTTCAAGTACTAGTTATTCAATTATTCTTCCAAACCTCAAGAAACTTCAGCTATCTTGGATTAACTATGAATGTTTGAGACGGCTATTGAGTTGTTGCCCATCACTTGAAGACTTGTCCGTGTCCATTTACGAGTCTAAGACGCACTCGGTATCACTTACAAGCAAGAAATTAAAGCGATTATGTATGAGACTTGAAGGGGTGTCCATTGTTGATGTTATCATCGATGCTCCAATATTGGATAAATTGAATTATTCTACGATGTCCACATTATCAATGCAGATGTTAGATTCGGTCTCAAACATCATCAAGTCACTTGAACTCGAAGTATATAATATAGGGGTGAGCCGTGGTTCAAAGAAGAGAATTATCTTCCCTAATTTGACATATATTCAATTATCTTGCAGTTGGCATCTAGTAATTGACACAATATCAATGGTACATTTTCCAAAATTAGAGGTTATTGTGTTACGTCTTAACAGGGGCGGAACCAGGAATTAA
- the LOC141612889 gene encoding FBD-associated F-box protein At5g60610-like, translating to MKISRYTGIGLSNHRLYPPSVFLIHSLVTLEMRFYSIRDIDWRFPKLIVLPNLKKLYLSELDYADLGRLLGCCQALEDLSLSIDIPQESVVLITSKSLKRLAIKLEGKSIRDVIVDTPILEQLDYCSNSVLSIQMLDSIPNVKSLKLRTGSPTRFNNFRTTLSELIRLELSLNSEIFQAIFDQQMMHCPNLEVLVLDFFGYYEITWNQEAMFMLVQQVKHIELCAYVDRFSKYGLSLVIWLLRSAPVLKKLVISGYGTLPSDDSLSKFRNIVLKCAENTSCCQIDFLGLYKLDIEVQAKDKL from the coding sequence ATGAAGATTTCTAGGTATACAGGTATCGGTCTTTCTAATCATCGATTGTATCCACCAAGTGTTTTTCTAATCCATTCCTTAGTAACACTTGAGATGCGTTTTTATTCCATCCGCGACATTGATTGGAGATTTCCTAAATTGATTGTTCTTCCAAACCTCAAAAAACTATATTTGAGTGAGCTCGATTATGCAGATTTGGGAAGGTTATTAGGTTGTTGCCAGGCACTTGAAGACTTGTCCTTGTCGATTGATATTCCTCAAGAAAGTGTGGTATTAATTACAAGTAAGAGTTTAAAACGATTAGCTATAAAATTAGAAGGGAAGTCGATCCGTGATGTTATTGTCGATACTCCGATATTGGAACAATTGGATTATTGTTCTAATTCTGTATTATCAATACAAATGCTAGATTCGATTCCAAATGTCAAGTCCCTTAAGCTCAGAACTGGCTCTCCAACGAGGTTCAATAATTTTCGTACTACCTTAAGCGAATTGATTCGGCTTGAACTATCTTTGAATTCTGAAATATTTCAAGCAATATTTGATCAACAAATGATGCATTGTCCCAATTTAGAGGTGCTTGTGTTAGACTTTTTCGGCTATTATGAGATAACATGGAATCAAGAAGCTATGTTCATGCTAGTTCAACAGGTGAAACACATAGAGTTGTGTGCGTATGTCGATCGATTTAGCAAATATGGATTGAGTCTAGTGATATGGTTGTTAAGAAGTGCTCCGGTTTTGAAGAAGCTTGTCATCAGTGGATATGGCACTCTTCCTAGCGATGATTCCTTGAGCAAATTTCGCAACATTGTACTGAAGTGTGCCGAAAATACTTCATGTTGTCAAATCGATTTCTTAGGATTATATAAGCTCGATATAGAAGTTCAAGCTAAGGATAAACTTTAA
- the LOC141612688 gene encoding uncharacterized protein LOC141612688: MRMTMADNIKPSMPKTEKAREFMLKVKECSQSDLADKSIVGSLMSELTTKRFDWSQPIHDHVTHMSNLAAKLKTLGMDVSDTFLVQFIINSLPYEFGRFQVNYNTIKDKWNYQELKAMLIQEEGRLKKMKDQAVHFMSHDGASSSKAKPSKKGKNGKKGKSFFKGPESAIQKEKKCHFCKKPGHFKKDCPKRKAWFEKKGISYDPAHKRS; the protein is encoded by the exons ATGAGGATGACAATGGCTGATAACATTAAGCCCTCCATGCCTAAAACAGAGAAAGCaagggaattcatgcttaaagtaaaggaGTGTTCACAATCGGATTTAGCTGATAAGTCAATTGTTGGTAGTTTAATGAGTGAGCTAACTACTAAAAGGTTTGACTGGTCTCAACCGATTCATGATCATGTGACACACATGTCTAACCTGGCAGCAAAGTTGAAGACTTTAGGAATGGACGTAAGTGATACTTTTTTGGTCCAATTCATCATTAACTCTCTACCTTATGAGTTTGGCCGGTTTCAGGTGAACTATAACACCATAAAAGATAAATGGAACTATCAAGAGTTAAAAGCCATGCTCATACAGGAGGAGGGGAGATTAAAGAAGATGAAAGATCAAGCTGTTCATTTCATGAGTCATGATGGTGCCAGCAGCAGTAAGGCTAAACCGAGTAAGAAGGGTAAGAATGGTAAGAAGGGAAAGTCTTTCTTTAAAGGACCTGAAAGTGCGATCCAGAAAGAAAAGAAGTGTCACTTTTGCAAGAAACCTGGACACTTCAAGAAGGATTGTCCTAAAAGGAAGGCATGGTTCGAAAAGAAAG GGATATCGTATGATCCAGCCCATAAGAGGAGCTGA